In one window of Undibacter mobilis DNA:
- a CDS encoding DNA cytosine methyltransferase translates to MARTNKKSGAVRPIAVDLFSGAGGMSLGFEQAGFDVVAAVEVDPVHAAVHEFNFPTCATLCRDISKLSGAEIRAAAGIGRRKVDLVVGGAPCQGFSLIGHRVLDDPRNSLVLDFVRIVCELDANYFVFENVKGLTVGKHKVFLEELVSTFQHKGYDVRIPWQVLNAADFGVPQSRERLILLGAKKGLRIPDYPLPAVATPTCEDALGDLPNADDFPGLTESDEIRLPARAWKYPSSYGREMRCQSNDAWHFGYIREWDPSILTSSMRTGHSDISKRRFAATECGDVEPISRFFKLSPGGISNTLRAGTDAARGAFTSPRPIHFRYPRCVTVREMARLHGFPDWFRFQETKWHGARQIGNAVPPPMARAVGAAVIAAIGCVPERVGKAIKLGDPSLLKMDVSAASSYWGIQRPSGKRDRKSGARKRSQAETEALRLSAGG, encoded by the coding sequence GTGGCTCGCACCAATAAGAAAAGCGGCGCAGTTCGCCCGATTGCCGTCGATTTGTTCTCGGGCGCGGGCGGAATGAGCCTCGGTTTCGAGCAAGCCGGTTTCGACGTCGTTGCGGCGGTTGAAGTCGATCCAGTCCATGCGGCCGTCCACGAATTTAATTTCCCAACCTGCGCAACGTTGTGCCGAGACATTTCAAAATTGTCAGGTGCAGAGATCCGAGCCGCAGCCGGAATTGGGCGCCGCAAGGTCGATTTGGTAGTCGGCGGGGCACCCTGTCAGGGATTTTCCTTGATAGGCCATCGCGTGCTTGACGATCCCAGAAATTCACTCGTTCTCGATTTTGTACGGATTGTTTGCGAGCTAGATGCGAACTACTTCGTCTTCGAAAATGTCAAAGGACTTACTGTCGGCAAACATAAGGTGTTTCTTGAGGAGCTTGTTTCTACGTTCCAACATAAAGGATATGATGTTCGGATACCGTGGCAGGTTCTGAACGCAGCGGATTTCGGCGTGCCGCAAAGCCGAGAGCGGTTGATTTTATTAGGCGCAAAAAAGGGGCTTCGTATTCCAGATTACCCGCTTCCCGCGGTTGCTACGCCGACGTGCGAAGATGCTTTAGGCGATCTACCGAATGCCGACGATTTTCCCGGTTTGACCGAAAGCGACGAAATTCGCTTGCCGGCTCGAGCTTGGAAATACCCGTCGTCCTATGGACGAGAGATGCGATGTCAGTCTAACGACGCTTGGCATTTCGGTTACATTCGGGAGTGGGACCCAAGCATTCTGACCTCCAGTATGCGCACGGGACATTCCGATATTTCCAAAAGACGGTTCGCTGCGACCGAATGTGGCGACGTTGAGCCGATTTCGCGTTTCTTCAAGCTTTCTCCCGGCGGGATTTCGAATACGCTGCGCGCCGGTACGGATGCTGCGCGCGGTGCGTTCACGTCCCCGCGTCCGATACATTTTCGCTATCCAAGGTGTGTGACGGTTAGGGAAATGGCTCGGCTTCACGGTTTCCCCGATTGGTTTCGTTTTCAAGAGACGAAGTGGCATGGTGCGCGACAAATTGGAAATGCGGTACCTCCGCCGATGGCAAGGGCGGTCGGTGCAGCTGTGATTGCGGCCATCGGCTGCGTGCCGGAGCGCGTCGGTAAGGCTATTAAACTAGGCGACCCGTCTTTGCTAAAGATGGATGTTAGTGCTGCGTCTAGTTATTGGGGTATTCAGCGCCCAAGTGGGAAGCGTGATCGTAAAAGCGGCGCGAGAAAACGCTCCCAGGCTGAAACGGAGGCTTTGCGGTTATCGGCTGGGGGCTAG
- a CDS encoding peptidoglycan-binding domain-containing protein → MSHPREFVGVLLGGTATVIIFFNALVMQKGPHPAPFFAARPTLVVAAPAPVVAQPTRVPAVQALPPVAQSGAPALNRVQTIAEIQRELTRRGFYEGTADGIWGAKTDAGARDFAQAAGVKVDPNAPEELLRIMQASAATVSSPQPARRDPIAELIAPSPRVLAIQRALADFGYGQIKPTGNFDAATRVAIEKFERDRKLPVTGQISERFVRELSAMTGRPLE, encoded by the coding sequence ATGTCGCATCCGCGTGAGTTCGTGGGCGTGCTGCTCGGCGGCACCGCGACTGTCATTATCTTCTTCAACGCGCTGGTTATGCAGAAGGGCCCGCATCCCGCGCCGTTTTTTGCAGCGCGGCCGACTTTGGTTGTGGCAGCGCCTGCGCCGGTCGTCGCCCAGCCAACCCGTGTGCCCGCCGTGCAGGCCCTGCCGCCAGTTGCGCAGTCGGGGGCGCCGGCGCTCAATCGCGTGCAGACGATTGCCGAAATTCAGCGTGAGCTAACAAGGCGCGGTTTTTACGAAGGCACAGCCGACGGCATCTGGGGTGCCAAGACCGATGCCGGCGCGCGCGACTTCGCGCAGGCCGCCGGCGTGAAAGTCGATCCCAACGCGCCGGAGGAACTGCTGCGCATCATGCAGGCTTCGGCTGCCACGGTGTCATCGCCGCAACCGGCTCGCCGCGATCCCATCGCCGAACTGATTGCGCCGTCGCCGCGCGTGCTGGCCATCCAGCGGGCGCTGGCTGATTTCGGCTACGGCCAGATCAAACCGACCGGTAATTTCGACGCGGCGACGCGCGTGGCGATCGAGAAGTTCGAGCGCGACCGTAAACTGCCGGTGACCGGGCAGATATCGGAGCGCTTCGTGCGGGAGCTGTCGGCGATGACGGGCAGGCCGCTGGAATAA
- a CDS encoding transglycosylase domain-containing protein, with amino-acid sequence MALDDLPPETPRQKLRRAMLAIDAWVDFSVFRSAAGIRESYERFSTFMDRFHVAGWRRWGVEFASEGATLGLAGGVLMLALAVPAFQMTQDDDWLKKSELAVTFLDRYGNEVGTRGIRHNDSIPLDQFPDHLIKAVLATEDRRFYEHFGIDIGGTLRAVVTNARAGGVVQGGSSLSQQLAKNLFLSNERTLDRKIKEAFLAMWLESRLTKNEILKLYLDRAYMGGGAFGVDAAAQYYFNKSARDVNLSEAAMLAGLFKAPTKFAPHVNLPAARARANVVLDNLVEAGFMTEGQVFGARRHPATAVDRRAEHAPNYYLDWAFDEMKKLVDTFPKSMTERVFIVRTALDTGIQSVADQAVESILRQYGQEYHAGQANTVVMEVDGAVRAMVGGRDYGASQFNRATDAMRQPGSSFKPYVYATALEHGFKPESIVVDAPICLGNWCPRNYGGGYSGSMTLISALTRSINTIAVRLSIAVGDGNPKLGRNRIVETARKMGITTPLPDTPSLPIGSDAVTMLEHVGAYATFPNLGMAVKPHAILEVRTGDGNLIWRFDRDGPKPRRALPANVAAGMIKMMNSVVENGTARRARLDGIAAAGKTGTTNDYRDAWFMGYTGNFVCGVWFGNDDYTSTNRMTGGALPAITWHTIMDYAHQGIELRQLPGVAVPERPQQVAARTTRTNDKAPAARRPTLLSKRGAEALVRVEKLMDEASRAMTPLRPTVANDAGKRADSGPPAPVGSGGSLAAVLENEALGVRN; translated from the coding sequence ATGGCTCTCGACGACCTGCCTCCCGAGACCCCGCGCCAGAAGCTCCGGCGCGCCATGCTGGCGATCGACGCCTGGGTCGATTTCAGCGTGTTCCGCTCGGCCGCCGGCATCCGCGAAAGCTACGAGCGCTTTTCCACCTTCATGGACCGCTTCCATGTCGCCGGCTGGCGGCGCTGGGGCGTCGAATTCGCCTCCGAGGGCGCCACGCTCGGGCTCGCCGGCGGCGTCCTCATGCTGGCGCTCGCCGTCCCCGCCTTCCAGATGACGCAGGACGACGACTGGCTCAAGAAATCCGAGCTCGCCGTCACCTTCCTCGACCGCTACGGCAACGAGGTCGGCACCCGCGGCATCCGCCACAACGACTCCATCCCGCTCGACCAGTTCCCCGATCACCTGATCAAGGCCGTGCTCGCCACCGAAGACCGCCGCTTCTACGAGCATTTCGGCATCGATATCGGCGGCACCTTGCGCGCCGTGGTGACCAATGCGCGCGCCGGCGGCGTCGTCCAGGGCGGCTCGTCGCTGTCGCAGCAGCTCGCCAAGAACCTGTTCCTGTCGAACGAGCGCACGCTCGACCGCAAGATCAAGGAAGCGTTCCTGGCGATGTGGCTGGAGTCGCGCCTCACCAAGAACGAGATTCTGAAGCTGTATCTCGACCGCGCCTATATGGGCGGCGGCGCCTTCGGCGTGGACGCGGCGGCGCAGTATTATTTCAACAAGTCGGCGCGCGACGTGAACCTGTCGGAAGCGGCGATGCTGGCCGGCCTGTTCAAGGCGCCGACCAAGTTCGCCCCGCACGTCAATTTGCCGGCGGCGCGCGCCCGCGCCAACGTCGTGCTCGACAATCTCGTCGAGGCCGGATTCATGACCGAGGGTCAGGTGTTCGGCGCCCGCCGCCACCCCGCCACGGCCGTCGACCGCCGCGCCGAGCACGCGCCGAATTATTATCTCGATTGGGCGTTCGACGAGATGAAGAAGCTTGTCGACACGTTTCCCAAGTCGATGACGGAGCGCGTGTTCATCGTGCGCACCGCGCTCGACACCGGCATCCAGTCGGTCGCCGATCAGGCCGTCGAATCCATTCTGCGGCAATACGGCCAAGAATATCACGCCGGACAGGCCAACACTGTGGTCATGGAAGTCGATGGCGCCGTGCGCGCCATGGTTGGCGGCCGCGACTATGGCGCCAGCCAGTTCAACCGCGCCACCGATGCGATGCGCCAGCCCGGCTCATCGTTCAAGCCTTATGTCTACGCCACCGCACTCGAACATGGCTTCAAGCCGGAATCGATCGTGGTCGATGCGCCGATCTGTCTCGGTAACTGGTGTCCGCGCAATTACGGCGGTGGCTACTCAGGCTCGATGACGCTGATCTCGGCGTTGACCCGCTCGATCAACACGATCGCCGTACGCCTATCCATCGCCGTCGGCGATGGCAACCCGAAACTCGGCCGCAACCGCATCGTCGAAACTGCGCGCAAGATGGGAATAACCACCCCGCTCCCAGATACGCCGTCATTGCCGATCGGCTCCGATGCCGTGACGATGTTGGAACATGTCGGCGCCTATGCGACATTCCCTAACCTCGGCATGGCGGTGAAGCCGCATGCCATCCTCGAAGTACGTACCGGCGATGGCAACCTGATCTGGCGTTTCGACCGCGACGGGCCGAAGCCAAGGCGCGCGCTGCCGGCCAATGTGGCCGCCGGCATGATCAAGATGATGAACAGCGTCGTCGAGAACGGCACTGCCCGGCGCGCACGTCTCGACGGCATCGCCGCAGCCGGCAAGACCGGCACAACCAACGATTATCGCGATGCCTGGTTCATGGGCTACACTGGAAACTTCGTCTGCGGTGTCTGGTTCGGCAACGACGATTATACCTCGACCAATCGCATGACCGGCGGTGCGCTGCCAGCCATAACCTGGCATACGATCATGGATTACGCGCATCAGGGCATCGAACTGCGGCAACTGCCGGGGGTTGCAGTGCCGGAGCGGCCGCAACAGGTCGCAGCGCGTACGACACGGACCAATGACAAGGCCCCGGCGGCACGGCGCCCCACGCTGCTGTCGAAGCGCGGCGCCGAAGCGCTGGTGCGGGTGGAAAAGCTCATGGATGAGGCCAGCCGCGCCATGACGCCGCTGCGCCCCACCGTCGCCAATGACGCCGGAAAACGTGCTGATAGCGGCCCGCCGGCGCCTGTTGGATCTGGCGGCTCGCTGGCCGCCGTCCTGGAAAACGAGGCGCTCGGCGTCCGCAACTGA
- a CDS encoding very short patch repair endonuclease: protein MDTRSKAQRSFIMKSVRSRNTGPELVVRRTLHALGYRYGLHRKDLPGRPDIVMPKHKAVVFVHGCFWHGHGCPKGRLPKSRLDFWVPKIDRNRQRDRESVRLLRKSGWRVLTIWQCQTKDVESLSRKLAKFLTLRNRKNSRGSHQ from the coding sequence ATGGACACCCGCTCAAAGGCCCAGCGCAGTTTCATCATGAAAAGCGTTCGGAGCCGAAATACCGGCCCTGAGCTGGTCGTTCGCAGAACGCTTCACGCTTTAGGGTATCGCTACGGTTTGCATCGGAAGGATCTGCCCGGTCGTCCAGATATCGTAATGCCGAAGCACAAGGCTGTGGTCTTCGTTCACGGTTGTTTCTGGCACGGTCATGGCTGCCCAAAAGGGCGATTGCCGAAGAGCCGGCTCGATTTTTGGGTGCCTAAGATCGACAGAAATCGGCAGCGGGATCGAGAATCTGTCAGGTTGCTAAGAAAGAGCGGCTGGCGAGTGCTGACGATTTGGCAATGCCAAACGAAGGACGTCGAAAGTCTAAGTCGCAAACTTGCGAAGTTTCTGACTTTGCGGAATAGGAAGAATTCTCGTGGCTCGCACCAATAA
- a CDS encoding DUF2336 domain-containing protein, translated as MIKPPSISPIDGLVDLACRDGVDVRPTLLRVLTDLYVQKPVHSADETTQYVELALGLIDTVDSATKAAVAASLSHYPAAPTAVLAKLGLADNAPAAHAPLPEIAFVPETAAPPLVPAPEPVAAEPVAIGTLTDVFFDAPAADRRLILANLDIVADPAALVSPASNDTAERLEQAAFKREPATFARVIENALGVNRDLAHRITEDSSGEPIVIMARALGIKAAVLQRILLFLNPAIGRSVERVFDLAMLHDEISLATACHMVTLWRHDAPAAQAQQKARHEPVYQEDARTVRRPSGRENRRTDTRESTMPYKATR; from the coding sequence ATGATAAAGCCGCCTAGCATTTCTCCGATCGACGGCCTCGTCGACCTCGCCTGCCGCGATGGGGTCGACGTGCGCCCGACCCTGTTGCGCGTCCTCACGGACCTCTACGTGCAGAAGCCGGTGCACAGCGCCGACGAAACCACGCAATATGTCGAACTGGCGCTCGGCCTGATCGATACGGTCGACAGCGCCACTAAGGCCGCGGTCGCCGCCAGCCTGTCGCACTATCCGGCCGCACCGACCGCCGTCCTCGCAAAGCTCGGTTTGGCGGACAATGCACCGGCCGCGCACGCGCCCCTGCCCGAAATCGCCTTCGTGCCTGAAACTGCAGCGCCGCCCCTTGTCCCTGCCCCCGAACCGGTGGCGGCGGAACCGGTCGCCATCGGCACCCTGACCGACGTCTTCTTTGACGCACCGGCTGCCGACCGCCGGCTGATCCTGGCCAATCTCGATATCGTGGCCGATCCGGCAGCGCTCGTGTCGCCGGCATCGAACGACACGGCCGAACGTCTGGAGCAGGCCGCATTCAAACGCGAGCCCGCTACATTTGCCCGCGTCATCGAAAACGCGCTCGGCGTCAACCGCGACCTTGCCCATCGCATCACCGAAGACTCTTCGGGCGAGCCCATCGTCATTATGGCGCGCGCGCTCGGCATCAAGGCCGCCGTCCTTCAGCGAATTCTGCTGTTCCTCAATCCCGCCATCGGCCGGTCGGTTGAACGCGTGTTCGATCTCGCCATGCTCCATGACGAGATTTCGCTGGCCACCGCCTGCCACATGGTCACGCTGTGGCGGCACGATGCGCCGGCCGCGCAGGCACAGCAAAAGGCTCGCCACGAACCAGTCTATCAGGAAGACGCCCGCACGGTACGCCGCCCGTCGGGGCGCGAGAACCGCCGCACGGATACGCGCGAATCCACCATGCCCTACAAGGCGACGCGCTGA
- a CDS encoding endonuclease encodes MAKTQDVSNRYLALIEKIFETHFRKGSSRFEFERDELVDIANKLEIPVPKNLGDIIYSLRYRTAMPAVVLKNQPSGMEWIIEGAGRAKYAFVLVKLNRIVPRENLLTIAIPDATPEIIRAYKLDDEQALLAIVRYNRLLDTFLSLTTYSIQNHLRTTVKGVGQIEIDELYFGIDTRGCHYVIPVQAKGGNDQISVVQTKQDIAWCDQRYPGMRCRAISAQFMSDDRVAMFELSVQGDMVKVVEERHYKLVPAASLDAAAVRNYSD; translated from the coding sequence GTGGCAAAGACTCAAGATGTGTCCAACCGTTATTTGGCGCTTATAGAGAAGATTTTCGAAACTCACTTTCGCAAGGGCTCTTCTCGCTTCGAATTTGAGCGCGATGAGCTTGTCGACATTGCCAATAAGCTTGAAATCCCTGTTCCGAAAAATCTTGGCGATATAATTTATTCTCTTCGATATCGCACGGCAATGCCGGCAGTTGTTTTGAAGAACCAACCCTCCGGGATGGAGTGGATCATTGAGGGGGCTGGGCGTGCGAAATACGCGTTCGTTTTGGTCAAGCTCAATCGGATTGTCCCGCGAGAGAATTTGCTCACGATTGCTATTCCGGATGCAACCCCGGAGATTATTCGCGCCTATAAGTTGGATGACGAGCAGGCGTTGCTGGCTATCGTTCGCTATAATCGTCTCCTCGACACTTTTCTTAGTCTTACGACTTACTCAATTCAGAACCATTTGAGGACAACGGTTAAGGGTGTCGGTCAGATAGAGATCGATGAATTGTATTTTGGTATTGATACTCGGGGGTGCCACTATGTCATACCGGTTCAAGCGAAGGGTGGTAACGATCAGATTAGCGTTGTGCAGACAAAACAAGATATAGCGTGGTGCGATCAGCGTTATCCAGGCATGAGGTGTCGCGCGATTTCAGCGCAATTCATGTCCGACGACCGTGTGGCGATGTTTGAACTGTCGGTCCAAGGGGATATGGTCAAAGTGGTTGAGGAAAGGCATTACAAACTCGTTCCGGCAGCCTCGCTGGACGCGGCCGCGGTCAGAAATTATTCGGATTGA
- a CDS encoding DUF1254 domain-containing protein — translation MIRWLLLLLGGALLGGVVHLATIIILPRTATQDAFARLTNDTPINTVAALPQPRPEKAAMPFMDPAFAAGICRYDLSSGPLKLTVPVSLAYTSVSFYTRYDVAYYAINDRAAGRRVIELDLMTPEQKSAMPEEEDVTAADRLIVESPTVSGLIAIRALAPEPGLMPMAQATIANARCVVQMASTTPAGGRR, via the coding sequence ATGATCCGCTGGTTGCTCCTGCTACTTGGCGGCGCGCTGCTCGGCGGCGTCGTCCATCTTGCCACCATCATCATACTCCCACGCACCGCGACGCAAGACGCCTTTGCGCGCCTTACGAATGATACTCCGATTAATACCGTTGCCGCGCTGCCGCAGCCGCGACCGGAAAAGGCGGCGATGCCCTTCATGGACCCGGCCTTCGCCGCCGGCATTTGCCGCTACGACCTGTCGAGCGGGCCGCTCAAGCTGACGGTCCCGGTCAGCCTCGCCTATACCTCGGTGTCGTTCTACACGCGCTACGACGTCGCCTACTACGCCATCAACGACCGCGCCGCCGGCCGGCGCGTCATCGAACTCGATCTGATGACACCAGAGCAAAAGAGTGCGATGCCGGAAGAAGAGGACGTCACCGCCGCCGACCGGTTGATTGTGGAATCGCCGACCGTATCGGGTCTTATCGCCATTCGTGCGCTGGCACCTGAGCCTGGCCTGATGCCGATGGCGCAGGCCACCATCGCTAATGCGCGCTGCGTCGTGCAAATGGCGTCGACTACGCCGGCAGGCGGGCGGCGCTGA
- a CDS encoding DUF1491 family protein encodes MRLKSSIWVAAYVRRCNIEGAFAVVRKRGAEEAGAIFIVVNRLDGTATLYGPAPQTVFTDDTPADRAFSIAVGRDGPAPEADIDARLQKEMRFDPDLWIVESEDRAGRHFLDKIVA; translated from the coding sequence ATGCGGCTGAAATCGAGCATCTGGGTCGCGGCTTACGTGCGCCGCTGCAACATCGAGGGTGCCTTCGCCGTCGTGCGCAAGCGCGGCGCCGAAGAGGCAGGCGCGATTTTCATCGTTGTCAATCGGCTGGACGGCACCGCAACGCTGTACGGCCCGGCGCCGCAAACCGTTTTTACCGACGATACGCCGGCCGACCGCGCCTTCAGCATCGCCGTCGGCCGCGATGGCCCGGCACCGGAAGCGGATATCGACGCCAGGCTGCAGAAGGAAATGCGCTTCGATCCCGACCTCTGGATCGTCGAAAGCGAGGACCGCGCCGGACGGCACTTTCTTGATAAGATCGTCGCCTGA
- a CDS encoding DUF1214 domain-containing protein, whose product MRLLTSTLFALIIAGAVGLGLTYFALTRGAAFGALTIGSWTAWPKTGTADADPYARASIARTGQLPVALGDGVSFTAKNDDTGKPLDGRCDVVLSGVTPAARFWTLSLYNNDGELIANSVDRYGFSSQEILRRADGSFEITVSPRANSGNWLPTGGIDHYTLVLRLYDTAVGVATKAGREVPMPAIETRTCPEDPTRSKP is encoded by the coding sequence GTGCGGCTTCTGACTTCCACTCTTTTTGCTCTGATCATCGCCGGCGCGGTTGGCCTCGGGCTGACCTATTTTGCGCTGACGCGCGGCGCTGCCTTTGGTGCGCTGACGATCGGCAGCTGGACTGCCTGGCCGAAAACCGGCACGGCAGATGCCGATCCTTATGCACGCGCCAGCATCGCACGCACCGGGCAATTGCCCGTCGCGCTCGGCGACGGCGTCTCCTTCACGGCCAAGAACGATGACACAGGCAAGCCCCTCGACGGCCGCTGCGATGTCGTTCTGTCCGGCGTGACGCCGGCGGCCCGGTTCTGGACCCTCTCGCTCTACAATAATGACGGCGAACTGATCGCCAATTCGGTCGACCGCTACGGCTTCTCGAGCCAGGAGATCCTGCGGCGCGCCGATGGCAGTTTCGAAATCACCGTGTCGCCGCGCGCCAATTCCGGCAATTGGCTGCCGACCGGTGGCATTGATCACTATACGCTTGTGCTGCGCCTTTATGACACTGCGGTCGGCGTCGCCACCAAGGCTGGCCGCGAAGTGCCGATGCCCGCCATCGAAACGCGCACCTGCCCTGAAGACCCGACACGGAGCAAACCATGA